One Serratia liquefaciens genomic window, TAATGCCTGCAAACCCTGTTGCCGATGTTCCGCAGAACAACTGGCCATGCAGGTATTGCAGCCAATACACAATTTGGGGTCCGCAATAATAAAGCGGTTCATGCACACTCCTTGCTTCGTCATTTATGACGAAATCGTCAGTAAAAAATGACGTTTCGACAGTTTTCTGTCGGTGAGTAACGCCGACAGTCAGACGGACAGGGTTATTTTTTTCAGTGCGTCATGAATGGCATGGCCGTCATGCAGAGAGTCAAACAGGCATTGGTAAATAACGGCGATCTTATCCAGGTAATGTTCAAATACCGCCGGCATGTCGCGATTGTTTATTACGCCGTCAATATTGCCGTCTTCATCCAGCGAGGCATGGGCGAAGGGGGCGAAATTCTCGGCTTCGTGCGGCGATGCCAAATTAATGCGATAGCAAATATCACGGCTATAAAACCCCTCACTTAATTGAATGCTCACCGTGAAGTGGTTGAACAGCACAAAACGCAGATCGTCGTCCTGACCGTAAGTAAACTGATGATTAATCTTCTTTTTAGTGGTGGTTACCGCTTTGATTAAGGTGCTGTGGTAGGTTTGCCACTGCGCCATCAGGCGGTTGCTTTTGTTGGCGATATAATCGGCCTGGCTGGTTACTTCACTGATAGTACTCATTGTCGTCACTCAAAATGGATGGTCATTGTCGAAACGCTTCGGGTGAACGACTTAAAGCATAAAGCGTGCCAGACTCCGGTGGTTTTTATTATTTCCTTTTAATTCAAGCATCAGTAATGGAATTAACCTCCTCAGTGAGCAGTGCGACTGCCAGCTAATTAATGTCGACGTCATGACACTCGACAAATATGCCGAATAGGTTTTGGCACCATATTTGCAATGCAGGGTGACGAAACGTTTTATCACCCCAGACGGAGGCCGGATGCACGAAATAACCTTGTGCCAACATGCGATGGAAATAATGCAGCAACAGGCTCGTCAACATCGGGCGAAACGTATTACCGCGGTGTGGTTCGAAATTGGCGCATTTTCCTGCGTGGAGGCGGAATCGCTGCGGTTCTGTTTTGACATGGTCTGTCGCGACACCCTGGCCGAAGGTTGCGAGCTGCATCTGCATGAACAACGCGCCTTGTCCTGGTGTTATGACTGCCAGGCCG contains:
- the hycA gene encoding formate hydrogenlyase regulator HycA → MSTISEVTSQADYIANKSNRLMAQWQTYHSTLIKAVTTTKKKINHQFTYGQDDDLRFVLFNHFTVSIQLSEGFYSRDICYRINLASPHEAENFAPFAHASLDEDGNIDGVINNRDMPAVFEHYLDKIAVIYQCLFDSLHDGHAIHDALKKITLSV
- the hypA gene encoding hydrogenase maturation nickel metallochaperone HypA; this translates as MHEITLCQHAMEIMQQQARQHRAKRITAVWFEIGAFSCVEAESLRFCFDMVCRDTLAEGCELHLHEQRALSWCYDCQADVELLIPQVLVCPHCAGRNLRVQADDGLQIKRLEIE